One window of Anaerolineales bacterium genomic DNA carries:
- a CDS encoding lysylphosphatidylglycerol synthase transmembrane domain-containing protein: protein MFESDERVKKQVPIDENPRYTPRSLRPLVGRLRIWIGITLSIVFLYFAVRKVPLSDLVASLADAELTWLAAALVLQIIALLPRAKRWLVILEPEGSFRDAFSSQNIGYLFNNIFPLRVGELARILVMSRACRIPIVRVGTSVILERVLDVIFVTLGLVIALSGIMIPDGYLSGAR from the coding sequence ATGTTTGAGTCGGATGAACGTGTAAAGAAACAAGTTCCCATTGATGAAAACCCAAGGTATACGCCAAGATCTCTCCGACCATTGGTGGGAAGGCTCCGTATTTGGATAGGCATCACACTCAGCATCGTTTTTCTGTATTTTGCAGTTCGCAAGGTGCCTTTATCCGATCTTGTAGCATCGTTGGCAGATGCTGAATTGACCTGGTTGGCCGCGGCGTTGGTGCTTCAAATCATTGCCCTGCTTCCTCGCGCAAAACGTTGGCTCGTTATCCTCGAACCTGAGGGCTCCTTTCGAGACGCATTCAGCTCTCAGAACATCGGCTATCTATTCAACAACATTTTTCCCTTAAGAGTGGGAGAACTCGCACGCATCCTCGTGATGTCAAGAGCTTGCAGGATTCCGATCGTTAGGGTTGGAACCTCAGTCATACTTGAACGCGTACTTGATGTAATCTTCGTTACCCTGGGACTAGTAATCGCACTCTCGGGGATCATGATCCCCGATGGATATCTATCGGGTGCAAGG